A section of the Rhizobium sp. Pop5 genome encodes:
- a CDS encoding methyltransferase translates to MKRSGPPRPDPAAFIQAYLPISPVPATPEILLHTAGPASGLWRLAGRGEADPAPYWAYPWAGGAVLARHLLDRPEVVAGRRVVDLGAGSGLVAIAAAKAGAAAVTAVDVDANAIAAIGLNAAVNGVNIVAVAADIIEALPPEETDLLVVGDLFYDSALALRVMAFLRRCQASGIEVLIGDPHRAYLPQKELQRIAAHAVPDFGEGRGSGAVQAGVFSLVSNS, encoded by the coding sequence ATGAAACGCTCCGGCCCGCCGCGTCCCGATCCGGCCGCCTTCATCCAGGCCTATCTGCCGATTTCACCCGTTCCCGCCACTCCCGAAATCCTCCTCCATACCGCGGGCCCTGCGAGCGGGCTCTGGCGGCTTGCCGGCCGCGGAGAAGCCGATCCGGCGCCTTACTGGGCCTATCCTTGGGCCGGCGGCGCCGTGCTTGCCCGCCATCTGCTCGATCGGCCGGAAGTGGTCGCCGGCCGCCGCGTCGTCGATCTCGGCGCCGGCTCCGGGCTCGTCGCCATTGCGGCGGCCAAGGCCGGAGCTGCCGCGGTGACGGCGGTCGATGTCGATGCCAACGCCATTGCCGCAATCGGTCTCAACGCGGCGGTGAACGGCGTGAACATCGTCGCCGTCGCCGCCGATATCATCGAGGCGCTGCCGCCAGAGGAGACTGATCTCCTCGTTGTCGGCGACCTGTTTTACGATTCCGCGCTTGCCTTGCGCGTGATGGCTTTCCTGCGGCGTTGCCAGGCCTCCGGCATCGAGGTGCTGATCGGCGATCCCCATCGCGCCTACTTGCCGCAGAAAGAACTTCAGCGGATTGCGGCTCATGCGGTTCCGGATTTCGGCGAGGGGCGGGGGAGTGGCGCGGTTCAGGCGGGCGTCTTTTCGCTTGTCAGCAATAGCTGA
- a CDS encoding DEAD/DEAH box helicase: MTEFNGVVPAIAKALQKRGYAELTPVQQAMLDPKLAASDALVSAQTGSGKTVAFGLALAPTLLDGSDRFGTAGAPLALVIAPTRELALQVKRELEWLYEMTGAVIASCVGGMDIRSERRSLERGAHIVVGTPGRLCDHIRRHALDMSELKAAVLDEADEMLDLGFREDLEFILDSAPDERRTLMFSATVPAAIAKLAKSYQRDAVRISTQAEEKQHVDIEYRALVVAPADRENAIINVLRYYEATNAIVFCSTRAAVNHLTARFNNRNFSVVALSGELTQNERSHALQAMRDGRARVCIATDVAARGIDLPGLDLVIHADLPTNPETLLHRSGRTGRAGRKGISAMIVPLNARRKAERLLDNAGISAAWARPPSAEEVNERDDERLLADPIFSEAPQEEEQGLVQQLLSSHGAEKLAAAFLRLYRTNHSAPEDLIEVTVQDGGSRKRRDNAEPYEPAQKGPREDFGASVWFSVSVGRKQNAEPRWLIPMLCRNGNVTKREIGAIKMQPEETFVEIAAASAESFLAAIGPNKALERGIRVTKLSGTPDFSRAPSPKPYAGKPSRDERPGDASRGERPKNKFGKGPGGGYAAADNSGQQRQDSKPWSKKPGKPGFDGPKSDKPKFDKPKYDKPRFEGGKSEGKGGAGPKNKFSKKKPS; the protein is encoded by the coding sequence ATGACAGAATTCAACGGCGTCGTTCCGGCGATCGCCAAGGCGTTGCAGAAGCGCGGTTACGCCGAACTCACCCCGGTGCAGCAGGCGATGCTCGACCCGAAGCTTGCCGCATCCGACGCGCTGGTTTCGGCCCAGACGGGCTCAGGCAAGACCGTCGCCTTCGGACTGGCGCTGGCGCCGACGCTGCTCGACGGGAGCGATCGTTTCGGCACTGCCGGAGCGCCGCTCGCCCTCGTGATCGCCCCGACACGCGAGCTTGCCCTGCAGGTAAAGCGCGAGCTCGAATGGCTTTATGAGATGACGGGCGCTGTGATCGCGAGCTGCGTCGGCGGCATGGACATCCGTAGCGAGCGCCGCTCGCTCGAACGCGGCGCCCATATCGTCGTGGGCACGCCCGGCCGTCTCTGCGACCATATCCGCCGGCATGCGCTCGACATGTCCGAGCTGAAGGCCGCCGTGCTCGACGAGGCCGACGAGATGCTCGATCTCGGCTTCCGCGAGGACCTGGAATTCATCCTCGACTCGGCGCCGGACGAGCGCCGGACACTGATGTTTTCGGCGACCGTACCTGCCGCGATCGCCAAGCTCGCCAAGAGCTATCAGCGCGATGCCGTACGCATCAGCACGCAGGCCGAGGAGAAGCAGCATGTCGATATCGAATATCGCGCGCTTGTCGTGGCTCCGGCCGACCGCGAGAACGCCATCATCAACGTGCTGCGCTATTACGAAGCGACCAACGCCATCGTCTTCTGCTCGACGCGCGCTGCCGTCAATCATCTGACCGCACGCTTCAACAACCGCAATTTCTCCGTTGTAGCTCTATCTGGCGAGCTGACACAGAACGAACGTAGCCATGCGCTGCAGGCGATGCGTGACGGGCGTGCTCGCGTGTGCATCGCAACCGACGTCGCCGCCCGCGGTATCGATCTGCCGGGCCTCGATCTCGTCATCCATGCCGACCTTCCGACCAATCCGGAGACGCTGCTACACCGCAGCGGTCGCACTGGACGCGCGGGACGCAAGGGCATCAGCGCCATGATCGTGCCGCTGAATGCGCGGCGCAAGGCCGAGCGTCTGCTCGACAATGCCGGTATTTCGGCAGCCTGGGCGCGGCCGCCGTCGGCCGAGGAAGTAAACGAACGCGACGACGAACGGCTGCTCGCCGATCCGATCTTCAGCGAAGCGCCGCAAGAGGAAGAACAGGGGCTGGTGCAGCAGCTGCTTTCCAGCCACGGCGCCGAAAAGCTCGCTGCCGCCTTCCTGCGCCTTTACCGCACCAACCATTCGGCGCCGGAGGATCTGATCGAGGTCACCGTGCAGGACGGGGGCAGCCGCAAGCGCCGCGACAATGCAGAGCCTTACGAGCCGGCGCAGAAGGGACCGCGCGAGGATTTCGGCGCCAGCGTCTGGTTCTCCGTTTCGGTCGGCCGCAAGCAAAATGCCGAGCCGCGCTGGCTGATCCCGATGCTCTGCCGCAACGGCAATGTCACCAAGCGCGAGATCGGCGCGATCAAGATGCAGCCCGAGGAAACCTTTGTGGAGATCGCGGCGGCGAGTGCCGAAAGCTTCCTGGCGGCGATCGGGCCGAACAAGGCGCTCGAACGCGGCATTCGCGTGACCAAGCTCTCCGGCACGCCGGATTTCAGCCGCGCCCCGTCGCCGAAACCTTATGCCGGCAAGCCATCTCGTGACGAGCGGCCAGGCGACGCCTCCCGTGGCGAACGTCCAAAGAACAAGTTCGGCAAGGGTCCGGGCGGCGGATATGCTGCAGCCGACAATAGCGGCCAGCAAAGGCAGGATAGCAAGCCCTGGAGCAAGAAACCCGGCAAGCCCGGCTTCGATGGTCCGAAATCAGATAAGCCGAAGTTCGACAAGCCTAAATACGACAAGCCAAGATTCGAAGGCGGGAAATCCGAGGGCAAGGGTGGCGCCGGGCCGAAGAACAAGTTCTCGAAGAAGAAGCCCAGCTGA
- a CDS encoding CHASE2 domain-containing protein, which produces MNHRQQTVIALLLAGLWGAVLGYINLNAGGGLLDRMEASLADIRSAIVGAKTPPPIVSIVAIDDRTAVAHGYPLDRATLARLVNAITALRPKALALDILLVDPGPEEGDAALAAALRQGSSVIAAAATFAQSRQQVTDAAGDPLAAIPEANQLLLPLPRFAEAAAVGIVNVATDQTGTPRFIPLISRATDRLDPAFPLRAASLALSVDPTIERDAIMLGTLRIPTDIGQRLPVTFYGGRGSIATFSAADALDGELSADEVTGRIVVIGSTVTGGGDVFPTPFDPVMPGVEVMSTAITHLIAGDGMVRDHRIRLLDAGTAVGLPLVLVSLIAWRRSAVGYLIIVLMLIVWAMINLSAYAHGYWLSAALPIAAALPPALIFGAAELWLDRSRARHYAEQSALLQRIEAPGLGEWLARDPNFLTEPVRQNAAVVFIDLSGFTGLSESLGPVKVSEVLSGFFELIDEEARAHGGAITSFMGDGAMILFGLPGPADDDAARAAACAVNLCDRTRAWLGVHAGFAQKKIGFKVGAHCGPIVASRLGTGDRQQITAAGDTVNVGSRLMEVAARHGVELALSAEIVRAAGPDSVLLKSGRIEGPLETELRGRASHIDVWLWRSRTL; this is translated from the coding sequence ATGAACCACCGCCAGCAGACCGTGATCGCGCTGCTGCTCGCCGGTCTCTGGGGGGCAGTGCTTGGCTATATCAATCTCAATGCCGGCGGCGGCCTCCTCGACCGGATGGAAGCGTCGCTCGCGGATATCCGCAGCGCCATCGTCGGAGCGAAAACGCCGCCACCCATCGTCTCAATCGTCGCGATCGACGACCGCACGGCGGTGGCCCATGGTTACCCGCTGGATCGGGCGACACTGGCGCGCCTCGTCAATGCGATTACCGCCTTGAGGCCGAAAGCGCTCGCTCTCGACATTCTGCTGGTCGATCCCGGACCGGAGGAGGGCGATGCGGCACTTGCCGCGGCCCTTCGACAGGGCTCGAGCGTGATTGCCGCTGCGGCCACCTTTGCTCAGAGCCGGCAGCAGGTCACCGATGCGGCCGGCGATCCGCTTGCAGCCATTCCCGAGGCAAACCAGCTTCTGTTGCCGCTTCCCCGTTTTGCCGAGGCGGCCGCGGTCGGCATCGTCAATGTCGCCACAGACCAGACGGGCACGCCGCGCTTCATTCCGCTGATCTCACGCGCCACAGATCGGCTGGATCCGGCTTTTCCGCTACGCGCCGCGTCGTTGGCGCTTAGCGTCGATCCGACGATCGAACGCGATGCCATCATGCTCGGAACGCTGCGCATTCCCACAGATATCGGCCAGCGTCTGCCGGTAACTTTCTACGGTGGACGCGGCAGCATCGCTACGTTCAGCGCCGCCGATGCGCTGGATGGAGAACTTTCGGCGGATGAGGTGACCGGCCGCATCGTCGTCATCGGTTCGACGGTGACCGGCGGCGGGGACGTCTTCCCGACGCCGTTCGACCCCGTCATGCCCGGCGTCGAGGTGATGTCGACGGCGATTACTCATCTCATCGCGGGCGATGGCATGGTGCGCGACCACAGGATAAGGTTGCTCGATGCCGGCACGGCCGTCGGCCTGCCGCTGGTGCTCGTTTCGCTGATTGCCTGGCGACGGAGCGCCGTCGGCTACCTCATTATTGTGCTGATGCTGATCGTCTGGGCGATGATCAACCTGTCGGCCTATGCGCACGGCTACTGGCTGAGTGCGGCGCTGCCGATCGCCGCAGCACTGCCGCCGGCGCTGATCTTCGGTGCTGCCGAGCTCTGGCTCGACCGCAGCCGCGCCCGCCATTACGCCGAGCAGAGCGCGCTGCTACAGCGCATCGAGGCGCCCGGTCTCGGGGAGTGGCTGGCCCGCGATCCGAATTTCCTCACCGAGCCCGTGCGCCAGAACGCCGCCGTCGTCTTCATCGATCTATCGGGGTTCACCGGCCTCAGCGAAAGCCTCGGGCCGGTCAAGGTGAGCGAGGTGCTGAGCGGCTTCTTCGAGCTGATCGACGAGGAGGCCCGCGCTCACGGCGGCGCCATCACCAGCTTCATGGGCGATGGAGCGATGATCTTGTTCGGTCTTCCGGGGCCGGCCGATGACGATGCCGCACGTGCGGCTGCCTGCGCAGTCAACCTGTGCGACCGAACCCGGGCCTGGCTCGGAGTGCATGCCGGCTTCGCCCAGAAGAAGATAGGCTTCAAGGTCGGCGCCCATTGCGGGCCGATCGTCGCCTCGCGCCTCGGCACCGGCGACCGGCAGCAGATCACGGCGGCGGGCGATACGGTGAATGTCGGCAGCCGCCTGATGGAGGTCGCCGCCCGCCATGGTGTCGAGCTGGCGCTCAGCGCTGAAATCGTTCGTGCGGCGGGCCCCGACAGCGTGCTCCTCAAGTCCGGCCGGATCGAAGGGCCGTTGGAAACCGAGCTGCGCGGACGGGCCAGCCACATCGACGTCTGGCTGTGGCGAAGCCGCACGCTTTGA
- a CDS encoding FecR domain-containing protein, producing the protein MHTMLRSLLAAALAVGLFSHAAAFAQSAGCAMSRDAGARQVLSCPGGVKITAEAGASFRLADRNRDGSPDSLSLRSKAVLVDVDSSQHAGGFQVVTPQAIAAVRGTQWAVDVASGKTSVLVVRGSVAVRRPTSEPVVLSPGEGVDVGSGTEPLVVRRWPAPRATALLARLGQ; encoded by the coding sequence ATGCATACGATGCTTCGCAGTCTGCTTGCCGCCGCACTTGCTGTCGGCCTGTTTTCGCATGCGGCCGCCTTTGCCCAGTCTGCCGGTTGCGCGATGTCGCGCGATGCGGGCGCCCGCCAAGTGCTCAGTTGTCCGGGCGGCGTCAAAATCACGGCGGAAGCGGGCGCTTCCTTCCGTCTCGCCGACCGCAACCGTGACGGCAGCCCCGATTCCTTATCGCTGCGCAGCAAGGCTGTCCTGGTCGACGTCGACAGCAGCCAGCACGCCGGCGGTTTTCAGGTCGTGACGCCGCAGGCGATCGCCGCGGTGCGCGGCACGCAATGGGCCGTCGATGTAGCAAGCGGCAAGACGTCGGTTCTGGTCGTCAGAGGCAGCGTCGCGGTCCGCCGGCCAACCAGCGAACCGGTGGTGCTGTCGCCGGGCGAGGGCGTCGATGTCGGCAGCGGAACGGAGCCGCTCGTCGTCCGCCGCTGGCCGGCGCCGCGTGCCACCGCCCTTCTTGCCCGCCTCGGCCAATAA
- a CDS encoding citrate synthase, producing the protein MSWLTAEEALAELGTKPQTLYANVSRGRIRAKPDPVDPRRSLYQAADVQRLAERHAGRRKAETVAAETIRWGDPVLASAISTITGGRLFYRGRDAADFADTATLEQTAALLWNGAETLSSGIGNANAAPSLEAAFVALAARVTTDLPSLGRSQAALRREALGVLSTIADALAPGPASQPLHLRLAASWQRPEAGDCLRRALVLLADHELNVSTFAARVTASAGAALSAAVLSGLATLTGPLHGAAWQSVGALIEVASALGAEQAIRRTLAQGNHLSAFGHPLYPDGDVRALALLSHFPLPPRFAEVREIGEEIVGDKVNADFALAAMTAAFDLPREAPIIIFAIARSTGWLAHAMEQIDSGQLIRPRARYAGPAPEAVTGR; encoded by the coding sequence ATGAGCTGGCTGACAGCGGAAGAAGCGCTGGCCGAACTCGGCACCAAGCCGCAGACGCTTTATGCCAATGTCAGTCGCGGCCGCATCCGCGCCAAGCCCGATCCCGTCGACCCGCGCCGCAGCCTCTATCAGGCTGCCGATGTGCAGCGGTTGGCCGAACGCCATGCCGGACGCCGCAAGGCCGAAACGGTCGCCGCCGAGACGATTCGGTGGGGCGACCCTGTGCTCGCGTCGGCGATCTCGACCATCACCGGCGGGCGCCTCTTCTATCGCGGACGGGATGCTGCCGATTTCGCCGACACTGCGACGCTGGAACAGACGGCCGCCTTGCTCTGGAACGGAGCGGAAACACTCTCGTCCGGCATCGGGAATGCAAATGCCGCGCCATCCCTTGAGGCCGCCTTCGTGGCGCTGGCCGCGCGCGTGACGACTGATCTGCCGTCGCTCGGCCGATCGCAGGCGGCGCTTCGGCGCGAGGCGCTCGGGGTTCTCTCCACCATAGCCGATGCGCTGGCGCCTGGCCCTGCGAGCCAGCCGCTGCATCTCAGGCTTGCGGCAAGCTGGCAGCGCCCGGAGGCGGGCGATTGCCTGCGCCGCGCGCTGGTTCTGCTTGCCGACCACGAACTCAATGTCTCGACCTTTGCAGCACGAGTGACGGCATCGGCGGGTGCCGCCCTTTCGGCTGCGGTGCTTTCCGGTCTTGCGACGCTGACTGGACCATTGCACGGCGCCGCCTGGCAGAGTGTCGGGGCATTGATAGAAGTTGCTTCCGCACTTGGCGCAGAGCAGGCGATCCGCCGCACGCTTGCTCAGGGCAATCACCTGTCGGCCTTCGGCCATCCGCTCTATCCCGACGGCGATGTCAGGGCTCTTGCGCTGCTTTCGCATTTTCCTCTGCCGCCGCGGTTTGCCGAGGTGCGGGAAATCGGTGAGGAGATAGTCGGCGATAAGGTCAACGCCGATTTTGCGCTCGCGGCGATGACCGCCGCCTTCGATCTCCCGCGAGAGGCGCCGATCATCATCTTTGCGATTGCCCGCTCTACCGGCTGGCTGGCGCATGCGATGGAGCAGATCGACAGCGGCCAATTGATCCGGCCGCGGGCGCGTTATGCCGGACCGGCGCCCGAAGCCGTTACCGGCCGCTGA
- a CDS encoding citrate synthase/methylcitrate synthase — MKNGLEDVIAAETQLSDVDGEAGRLIIRGVSLDHLAGSSTYEDVAALLLDGLIEPHLDASELRRRLGQARMEVFAEVKTADTRLLKLPPVDAMRALVARLPDGEDIDTVLRLLAATAVFLPAVLRLQRGEKPVKPDAGLSQSTDILRMLLGAVPSVEQTAALDTYLVVISDHGLNASTFASRVIASTRAGLTSSVLAAISALKGPLHGGAPGPVLDMLDGIGSEANAGPWLYQALDRGERLMGFGHRVYRVRDPRADALKNALKPLVAAGQVNASRIALAEAVEQAALAILKERKPDRPLDVNVEFYTALLLESLGFPRDAFTGVFAIGRTVGWIAHAREQALEGRLIRPRSVYVGPLPEAA, encoded by the coding sequence ATGAAAAATGGTTTGGAAGATGTCATTGCCGCTGAGACCCAGCTCTCGGATGTGGACGGCGAAGCCGGCCGACTGATCATCCGCGGCGTATCGCTGGATCATCTGGCAGGAAGCAGCACCTATGAGGACGTCGCCGCCCTGCTGCTGGACGGCCTGATCGAGCCGCATCTCGACGCAAGCGAATTGCGCCGTCGGCTCGGCCAGGCACGCATGGAAGTTTTCGCCGAAGTCAAGACTGCCGATACTCGCTTGCTGAAGCTGCCGCCGGTCGATGCTATGCGTGCTCTTGTTGCCCGCCTACCTGACGGCGAGGATATAGATACCGTGCTTCGTCTGCTTGCCGCAACCGCCGTCTTCCTGCCGGCGGTTCTGCGCCTGCAGCGAGGCGAAAAGCCAGTAAAGCCCGATGCGGGCCTCTCACAGTCGACCGACATCCTGCGCATGCTCTTAGGCGCGGTGCCGAGTGTCGAGCAGACCGCAGCCCTCGACACCTATCTCGTTGTGATCTCGGATCACGGCCTGAACGCCTCGACGTTCGCATCGCGTGTCATCGCCTCGACCCGCGCCGGCCTCACCTCCTCGGTGCTGGCGGCGATCAGCGCGCTCAAGGGACCGCTGCATGGCGGCGCGCCGGGACCGGTGCTCGATATGCTGGACGGTATCGGCAGCGAGGCCAATGCCGGCCCCTGGCTATATCAGGCGCTCGATCGCGGTGAACGGTTGATGGGCTTCGGCCACCGAGTCTATCGCGTGCGCGATCCCCGTGCCGATGCCCTGAAGAATGCGTTGAAGCCGCTCGTTGCCGCAGGCCAGGTCAATGCCAGCAGAATCGCGCTTGCCGAAGCAGTGGAACAGGCAGCCCTCGCGATTCTGAAAGAACGCAAACCCGACCGGCCGCTGGATGTGAATGTGGAATTCTATACCGCGCTGCTGCTGGAAAGCCTCGGTTTCCCGCGCGATGCCTTCACCGGCGTCTTCGCGATCGGCCGCACCGTCGGCTGGATCGCCCATGCCCGCGAACAGGCGCTGGAAGGCCGTCTCATCCGCCCGCGCTCGGTCTACGTCGGGCCGTTGCCGGAAGCAGCGTGA
- a CDS encoding CTP synthase, which produces MARYVFITGGVVSSLGKGIAAAALGALLQARGYRVRLRKLDPYLNVDPGTMSPTQHGEVFVTDDGAETDLDLGHYERFTGRSATKTDNITTGRIYKNIIDKERRGDYLGATVQVIPHVTNEIKDFVTEGNDDYDFVICEIGGTVGDIEAMPFMEAIRQLGNDLPRGTAVYVHLTLMPYIPAAGELKTKPTQHSVKELQALGIHPDILLVRADREIPEAERRKLSLFCNVRPSAVIQALDVANIYDVPMAYHKEGLDDEVLAAFGIEPAPKPRLNQWEEVCNRIRTPEGEVTIAIVGKYTGLKDAYKSLIEALHHGGIANRVKVKLEWIESEVFEKEDPAPYLEKVHGILVPGGFGERGSEGKIHAARFARERKVPYFGICFGMQMAVIEAARNLADVEAASSTEFGPTKEPVVGLMTEWVKGNELQKRTAAGDLGGTMRLGAYKAALKKGTKISEIYGSTDISERHRHRYEVNIDYKDRLENCGLVFSGMSPDGVLPETIEYPDHPWFIGVQYHPELKSRPLDPHPLFASFIEAATEQSRLV; this is translated from the coding sequence ATGGCGCGATACGTATTCATCACTGGCGGCGTGGTTTCCTCTCTCGGAAAAGGAATTGCGGCCGCGGCTCTCGGAGCATTGCTGCAGGCCCGTGGATATCGGGTGCGGCTTCGCAAACTCGACCCCTATCTGAACGTGGACCCGGGCACGATGAGCCCGACCCAGCACGGCGAGGTCTTCGTCACCGACGACGGCGCGGAAACCGATCTCGATCTTGGTCACTACGAACGCTTCACAGGGCGCTCGGCAACCAAGACCGACAACATCACCACCGGCCGCATCTACAAGAACATCATCGACAAGGAACGGCGCGGCGACTATCTCGGCGCGACGGTGCAGGTCATTCCGCACGTCACCAACGAGATCAAGGATTTCGTCACCGAGGGCAATGACGACTACGATTTCGTCATCTGCGAGATCGGCGGCACGGTCGGCGACATCGAGGCGATGCCGTTCATGGAGGCGATCCGCCAGCTCGGCAACGATCTGCCGCGCGGCACTGCCGTCTACGTCCACTTGACGCTGATGCCTTACATTCCGGCTGCCGGCGAACTCAAGACCAAGCCGACGCAGCATTCCGTCAAGGAACTGCAGGCGCTCGGCATCCATCCCGACATCCTGCTGGTGCGCGCCGACCGGGAAATCCCGGAAGCCGAGCGCCGCAAGCTTTCGCTGTTCTGCAACGTGCGTCCATCCGCCGTTATCCAGGCGCTCGACGTCGCCAATATCTACGACGTGCCGATGGCCTATCACAAGGAAGGCCTCGACGACGAAGTGCTCGCCGCCTTCGGCATCGAGCCGGCGCCGAAGCCGCGTCTCAACCAGTGGGAAGAGGTCTGCAACCGCATCCGCACGCCGGAAGGCGAGGTGACGATTGCCATCGTCGGCAAGTACACCGGCCTCAAGGATGCCTACAAGTCACTGATCGAAGCACTGCATCACGGCGGCATCGCCAATCGCGTCAAGGTCAAGCTCGAATGGATCGAGTCCGAGGTCTTCGAGAAGGAAGATCCCGCACCCTATCTTGAAAAAGTTCACGGCATTCTCGTGCCCGGCGGCTTCGGCGAACGCGGCTCCGAGGGCAAGATCCACGCGGCGCGCTTCGCCCGCGAGCGCAAGGTTCCCTATTTCGGCATCTGCTTCGGTATGCAGATGGCCGTCATCGAAGCGGCACGCAATCTCGCCGACGTTGAAGCGGCATCCTCGACGGAATTCGGCCCGACGAAGGAGCCGGTGGTCGGCCTGATGACGGAGTGGGTCAAGGGCAACGAGTTGCAGAAGCGCACGGCGGCCGGCGATCTTGGCGGCACGATGCGTCTCGGCGCTTACAAGGCGGCGTTGAAGAAGGGCACGAAAATCTCTGAAATCTACGGCTCGACCGATATTTCCGAGCGTCATCGCCATCGCTACGAAGTCAATATCGACTACAAGGACCGGCTCGAGAACTGCGGCCTCGTCTTCTCCGGCATGTCGCCGGATGGCGTGCTGCCGGAGACGATCGAATATCCCGATCATCCCTGGTTTATAGGGGTGCAGTACCATCCCGAACTGAAAAGCCGTCCGCTCGATCCGCATCCGCTTTTTGCCAGCTTCATCGAAGCGGCGACGGAACAGAGCCGGTTGGTTTAA
- the secG gene encoding preprotein translocase subunit SecG gives MQTVLIVIHLMIVLALVGVVLIQRSEGGGLGIGGGSGFMSARGTANALTRTTAILATLFFLTSLGLGILTRYERRPTDILDRIPATGGQGNGILDSLGGGAQAPAQPAGNGVPNGGAAAPAPAAQAPAANAPATTAPAAPSTTAPATPAAPATPAPAQPAGVPTGQ, from the coding sequence ATGCAGACAGTATTGATTGTCATCCATCTCATGATCGTGCTCGCCCTCGTCGGCGTTGTGCTCATTCAGCGCTCGGAAGGCGGCGGTCTCGGCATCGGCGGCGGCTCGGGCTTCATGTCGGCCCGCGGCACCGCCAATGCGCTGACGCGCACGACCGCGATCCTGGCGACCTTGTTCTTCCTCACCTCGCTCGGCCTGGGCATCCTGACCCGTTACGAGCGCCGTCCGACCGACATTCTTGACCGCATTCCGGCCACAGGTGGCCAGGGCAACGGCATTCTTGATTCGCTTGGCGGCGGCGCGCAGGCTCCGGCCCAGCCGGCCGGCAATGGTGTTCCGAACGGCGGCGCTGCCGCTCCGGCACCGGCTGCCCAGGCTCCGGCTGCAAATGCACCTGCGACGACTGCCCCGGCAGCTCCGTCGACGACTGCTCCGGCAACGCCCGCGGCTCCGGCCACGCCGGCGCCGGCTCAGCCCGCCGGCGTCCCGACGGGGCAGTAA
- the tpiA gene encoding triose-phosphate isomerase gives MTPDVRPLVAGNWKMNGTRASLDQIKAIAEGVRAPLANKVEALICPPTTLLYVATALCTDSPLAIGAQDCHQKPSGAHTGDISAEMIADSFGTYVIVGHSERRTDHAETDHLVRAKAEAAFAAELTAIICIGETADERRAGQELDVIKRQLSASVPDAANAENTVIAYEPIWAIGTGVTPTSGDVEKAHAFMRAELVARFGDEGRKMRLLYGGSVKPANATELLGIANVDGALIGGASLKAADFLAIYRAYEGLLA, from the coding sequence ATGACACCTGACGTGCGCCCGCTCGTGGCGGGAAATTGGAAAATGAACGGCACGCGTGCCTCGCTGGATCAGATCAAGGCGATCGCCGAGGGCGTTCGCGCTCCGCTCGCCAATAAGGTCGAGGCGCTGATCTGCCCGCCGACGACGCTGCTCTATGTGGCGACGGCGCTGTGCACCGACAGCCCGCTTGCGATCGGCGCGCAGGACTGCCACCAGAAACCGTCAGGCGCCCATACCGGCGATATCTCGGCAGAGATGATCGCCGATAGTTTCGGGACCTATGTGATCGTTGGCCATTCCGAGCGGCGCACGGATCATGCCGAGACGGATCATCTGGTCCGCGCCAAGGCGGAGGCGGCTTTCGCCGCCGAATTGACCGCGATCATCTGCATCGGCGAGACGGCGGACGAACGCCGCGCCGGTCAGGAACTCGACGTTATCAAGCGCCAGCTTTCCGCCTCCGTTCCCGATGCCGCGAACGCCGAGAACACAGTCATCGCCTACGAGCCGATCTGGGCGATCGGCACTGGTGTCACGCCAACATCAGGCGATGTCGAAAAGGCGCATGCCTTCATGCGCGCAGAACTCGTGGCCCGCTTCGGCGATGAAGGTCGCAAGATGCGCCTTCTCTATGGCGGCTCGGTGAAACCGGCCAATGCCACCGAATTGCTTGGCATCGCCAATGTCGACGGAGCGCTGATCGGCGGCGCGAGCTTGAAAGCCGCCGACTTCCTCGCCATCTACCGGGCCTATGAAGGGCTGCTCGCCTGA